The Streptomyces sp. NBC_01298 genome contains the following window.
GCCGTTCACCGAGAGGACCCCGTACCGGCGGAGCACGTCCTTGGGGAAGACGAACTGCCCGAACTCCGTCGGGTCGAGGCCGCGGCAGCCGACGACGAAGAGGTCGACGGCGTCGGCGACGTCGAAGGGCCGGATGGGCCCGTCCGGGGACCTCTGCCACACGGTGACGAACTGGCCCGTCTTGGTGGGCGTCGTCCTGGCCGCTCGGAAGCGGACGGCGAGCCCGTCGAGCGTGAAGACGTGGGCGGCGTACTCGGCGCTCTCGGCTTCCGGAACCGGCTGCGAGCAGGTGAACCCGCAGGGGTCGTAGACG
Protein-coding sequences here:
- a CDS encoding MepB family protein — protein: MVRHPTAGPVPWLDAASVHGDLRAAKALVYDPCGFTCSQPVPEAESAEYAAHVFTLDGLAVRFRAARTTPTKTGQFVTVWQRSPDGPIRPFDVADAVDLFVVGCRGLDPTEFGQFVFPKDVLRRYGVLSVNGSGGKRAFRVYPPWARTANRSAAAAQAWQLDHFLHLPGDRPADPARARALHGLPAAGHCPGAGSG